CCCcaatagaaaataaattatttatataaattatgcaCGTGCATAGTTTTTCCGTTAAAGAACAGGTCTCCTGGCTGCATTTCCCAACCGGCCTCTTCTCATGTTAGCACGACGTTTCTTGTAAACCAAGCCACCAAAGGTCACCAGCCCCGCTGCTGCCAACACTCCTATCACTATCCCCGCCTTCTTTCCACCGCTTAGCCCCCCTCCTCCTCCTGTAGACGACGGAGGAGGAGGAGCGGATGGTGGAACTCCTACTACTGGTGAGTGTGGAGTAGGTGGTGGTGGCGGCGAAGGTGGGGAAGTAGGTGACAGAGTAGGTGGTGGTGGCGAAGGTGGTGGAGTAGGTGGTTGTAGCGAAGGTGGTGGAGTAGGTGGCAAAATAGGAGGTGGTAGCGAAGGTGGTGGAGTAGGTGGCAAAGTAGGTGGTTGTAGCGAAGGTGGTGGAGTAGGTGGCAAAATAGGTGGTGGTAGCGAAGGTTGTGGAGAAAGTGAGGGTGCAGGTGCTGAATCCACTAATGAGGT
This genomic interval from Humulus lupulus chromosome 8, drHumLupu1.1, whole genome shotgun sequence contains the following:
- the LOC133796195 gene encoding leucine-rich repeat extensin-like protein 6, with the translated sequence MRLLLLKLFLFTNFAILLTSLVDSAPAPSLSPQPSLPPPILPPTPPPSLQPPTLPPTPPPSLPPPILPPTPPPSLQPPTPPPSPPPPTLSPTSPPSPPPPPTPHSPVVGVPPSAPPPPSSTGGGGGLSGGKKAGIVIGVLAAAGLVTFGGLVYKKRRANMRRGRLGNAARRPVL